In the Primulina tabacum isolate GXHZ01 chromosome 7, ASM2559414v2, whole genome shotgun sequence genome, CCTGAAACCGGCTCACTCCGTCTGTTTTAACTTCACCCACACCTCTCAGGCCAGGAAAAGCCATTACTTCATGCGCCAAAGCCTCGACGAATAGTGTGGTATGACTAGTATTTTAACTGATTCAAATTTCAACTGAACAATGAAAAACTATGACAAACCCATGAATGTTGTTAAGCTCAAGATTTGAATGCAAAGAAGAGAAGTGTATATCCTGCTGGGAAGACTTAAATATACTTACTTCCAACCGAGCTCTTTTTCGGCTCTCTCTGTGGATGCATAAACAGCCGTGGCATCTCCTGGCCTCCTCGGACAaagtttgatgggtattttcTGCAATATAAGAAAAAACATTACAAGTCTAACTAGTCGCGTAGTATGTAAACTAGCGAGTTTATGGACAAGACAGGGAGATATTTCTATGATGTCTGGGGTGCGGTCCGACAAGGGGGAGAAAATTAAAATCTTCAGGTGCAgcgaaattttgatttttgaaaaaattactgataaaaatacatttttttcagGTGGTGTTTTACCGTCTTTCTCAGCTCCCATCAGTATGCTCTAGGAGGAAGAGAGCAAGGAAAAGTAGTCACCTGTCCTGAAGCCCTTTCGAATGCAGCTACCATGTCAAGAACGGATGTGCCACGACCCGTTCCCAAGTTGTAGGCAACACAACCTTAAAAGAAACCTTCATTAGATAAGGTAAATCATATCCAATGATGTCATGCAATCACAaactaaaattaaaaagatgtgaaattTTGAATACCAGAATAGTTTCTCAGCAATGGTATACAATCACCTATATCCTTGTTCTCGAGAACCCTTTCAAGTGAAACTACGTGACCATCGGCCAAATCCATTACATGGATGTAATCTCGTACCTGTTTCAGATGGTATACATAATGAAATACAAATTAATCACTCGACCTTTTTTATATGCCTAGATACACATCAGAAATACAGAGAAtgcattttatatatataggaGGATTAAAAAACATCAATTGCGCAAAAAACAAATGGAACACCAGGGATTTTATTCTTGAATGAGCCTACATACCGCACTACCATCATGTGTTGGATAATCGTGACCATAAACATTTAACTCAGGCAATCGGCCGACGGCCACTTGAGTTATATAAGGCATAAGATTGTTAGGGATGCCCTTTGGATCTTCTCCCATAATGCCACTCTCATGAGCTCCAACAGGGTTGAAGTATCTGAGCAAAATGATTCTCCATTCTGGGTCGGCCTTTCGAATGTCTCGAGCAATTTCTTCGAGAAACAACTAGTTAAACCAAGAAGAGAAATTGTAAACGCCATTTCTTTTGACCTAAAATACAATGCCATAAATGAAAAGACATATTCTTGAAATAGTTATGCTGAAGACCGACCTTCGTGCGACCATATGGATTCATGGCCTTTAATTCATAATCTTCGAGACAAGGAATTGTATCCGGTTGGCCATACACAGTTGAAGATGATAAAAATACCAACTACATACCGGAACACACACAGAAAAAGGtacaaaatttaccaaaaaagTATAATTTGAAGAATATCTCCGTTTCAACATCCCTGAATTCATTTAAATGAAAGGATGCGTTGAAATCCAATAAAAGATTCAAGTGAAGCACACACCTTCTTACAATTATATTTAGCCATGGTCTTGTATAAATTAATCGATCCGATCAAATTATTGTCAAAATATCTCATGGGGTATGCAACACTTTCACCAACAGCCTTCAACCCCGCAAAGTGGATCACTGCATCAAAACTATCAtaagaataataaaaattagATTTGCCAATAGATCAAATCCAAATCCATTGAAATTAAGATCTTACTTAATAGATTAATTCATACTTGGTAGAAGATAACAACTTCTCCAAATCCTCCACATTCCGAATATCCCCCTGCAGGTGAGAAACATCGAAATTCATAATCTATACATCATACAAACGTATCTTTACGGTCATAAATCATGACTTGAAGAAAAGATATCACTCCCAGATTTATTTCAAGCATTCACTAATCacaaatcaataaaataagcagggcaaaaacttgtatgaggcggatctcttatttggatcatccattaaaaagtattattttttattgtaaatatctgTAAGATTGATCATAGATAAAGATTAGTGAgacgtctcacaagagacctactcaaatatCAGCATCACCTTAATTCACAACTCAAGATCCCTACTAAAGCACATCACCACATGCACAGAACACACATCAGTTCTCGATATATAAACAATTCAGAATCGTATAAATACCAAATGGAAATCAAGATACTGGGATAGTTGAGGCCCGGCCAACTGCCTTAGTCTATGAACCGCCTCTTCCACAGAATTGTCGAGATTATCTATGATCGAGACCTTAAACCCCTGCTTCAACAGCTGCAACACCGTGTGAGTGCCGATGAATCCAGCGCCACCCGTCACCAAGATACTCCTTTTCTTGTACCCCGCCATTGAAATCGATCTTAGCTTCTGGGATCAGCAGATTCCGTGACTATTTTCTTTGTCTATGGAGTGCCTTGCAAGGGATGGGAGTTTGCCATGATTGAGATGCATTAAATATGCGTTGAAAAGAGTTTGAGCAAATTAAGAAAACGTTTTGACGTAACATTCGATAAAGCTAGTTTGTATTATTGaataatgaataaataaaaatatccatcaatagatataatataatttatattaaaaaaacattCCCAGCAAATCTTTAGCGCCGAGAGTCCCATAACTGCCAAAACCCTCGGCCCACCCTTTGTGCCACCGCCGCCTACAGCGGCTTCGTTCCCCGACACCTCCACCTTCAGTTCGATTATTTTTCTCTCCCAATTCTAACCTCTTAAAAACTGTATTTACCTGGGTGAAAATGGCGGTAGACAAGAGCAAGCTCGAAGAGGAAGCTTGCATTCTTCGATTTTACAAGATCGTGCTTTCCTGGGATTATCTTCGCATCCTTGAAGAATCCAAGGTATTGAATCCCCTACCCTATTcccttttcctttttctcttcCGTTTTTTGAGTGGGTTTTAGGCCATACACTGTTGGTGCAATCTGCGTTGTTAACTAGCCTCGCTGAATCACAGTTCCGCAAAGTCTAACACGCACAAGTcttcttcttttattttatttctataaTTTTGGTTTTACGGTGGTCATGGATTGATCATCAAGTCTAGTTCTTTGTATTCGAGCATCAATTAAGGTTTCCTcacatttttttatgaattgttTAGTAGCGGAACCACGATAAGAAGATCGGGGAAGGTGCTGTGATTAATGGGATTTGATGTGATCTCGTTAAGatgggtgagccgggtacggggctccaacggaccaaatcaataatttataatgtttgggaatttgaatgaagataatggcttggaTCAACACCTGCAcacaagaaagtaactcgtgaatgggcgccggagggatgtccggcgtggccactccgatgcttaagtcagtcgGCTTTttagatgaacacaagcaatatttgagggaaaatatgtaagtgcttttAGTTCAAAGATCTCAGACTCATTAAATGactttaatacctgctatttatagtggaAGAATGGGTAGTTACCTCGATTATCACACCACCTACTAAGTCGGTTTATCatactagcttctgatgacttctcggaacactccaaacccaagtggttctgacggattagactgcctgtatcgatcacactcgagtgtggtgcaattctcgaggtggcctAGGTAGTTGGTTACCCGGGCCGTTGGCTTCTGATCCAGGCCGTTGGCTTCTGATCCGGGCTATTCAACCGATAACCCGGGTCATCATTAACTCGGACCTTTACAGGGGTATCACCACACATCCtaaaaatagtcgggctagagcttgactcgctGTCCCAATCAGTCATGCATGTTTACTCCCAAACATATCCCAGAGTGAATAAGAGCATTGAGTCTCTAAATATCTTGCAGAAGTGATGAGGTGTCAGGTTTTCATATCTCTCAGGTTTTGAACATTCATCGTTTAGTACTCTCGGGAAATCCAATGAATGTCATTATGCTGCATGCGTTAACAGTGATACCAACGAAAATTGTTCGTATTCCGAGGTAATAATGAGCCTGTTTCCTCGATATCCGTACACGTCTTTTCATCTGCCCGCTCAATTTCCTAGATTCCCTCTGATCGTCCGATTGGATTTGGATCGACGGTGGAGACTGATTccttcctatatatatatataataacccGCTTACCTATTCTCCTACATTCCATCAATTCAGTCCTCAAGAAGTGCAATGGCGGGTTCCAGTGGTTCGAAAGCTCCCGACATGGCAGCAGAGTTCATGCAATCAGCTTTTGAGAAACGGAAATCTGAattggaagatgaagtcttccaaaagATCCTCCATTACTGGGAGGAGCTGCAAGGACTTCAGCTTCTTCACGAGTGGGAAGAGGCTATCACTCCTGAGCTGGTGGCCAAGCTTGCAAAGTATCGAGAACGCTTGCAGATTTCTGATACGGAGGATCTCTTTGAGGACGACTTCATCCTCCAACTATTGCTTCATAAAGAGAGGAGGACGCTGCAGAAGATTGCCGACTCCACTAGCTTTATGAAGGCGTTCACTGGTAGCTCTGTAAAGAGTTTGGTGATTAAGTGGATAGCCTCTGTAGAAGAGGAATTTTTTAATGTAACGGGTAAAGAATTCCCggaacaataacaataataaaaaaaaatgcttATCTAGTTACTCTTATTGCCCGTATTCATTGCCACCGCCTGATATATGTACCATAAAGTGAATCAGAATAAATATCCAGAACTGATAAGTGACCAACTGAAAAAACCGGGCCCTAAAATTCCCCATGCTCAAAACGAAGTACCGGGGCCTTACTCTTCCCGGGATTaagataagatgccggggcctcaaacctcccgggcttaagagtAAATGCCGGGGCCTAAAACCTCCCGGGCTATAATGAGATCTTGGGTAATGAGATTTGTTCCAATGTTATTAACATCAGCTTGTCTTGAAGTTTGTCCCCCATCACCCTTGGCGTGAGAATTACCCTAGTTGGTTCTTCTCgtacgagccatatcaacgtctcgAACTCTGTGGGAAGTCACTGAGTTcgagacgttgatatggctcgtacGAGAAGAACCAACCAGGGTAATTCTCACGCTCAGGGTGATGGGGGACAAACTTCAAGGCAAGCTGATGTTAATAACATTGGAACAAACCTCATTACCCTGACCCCTGAAGAGTTAAAGAAAATGATGCCCGATGCCGTTGTGCTAGCTATGGCCAGGAAGGAGGTCTCTCACCCTGTCACACCACCCGGTGATAAACAGGGACATGATCAGGGATTTGAGCAGGAGCAGAAGCAGGGGCAGGGAAGGAGGGATAACGAGATGGTAGGAGAAGACGAGGGATCCAGCGCTGGGTCCAAATCTCCTACCGTGGCAGAGGAATTGTTGGAATTAAGGCAGAAGATGAAGGTCTTGGAAGGACAGTTGGAAAGACGGAGCGTTGCCCGGGCAGTCCCGAGAGGATGCCCGTTTTCTGATATCATCGTCCGGGAGCCTCTTCCTGGAAATTTCAAATCTGCGAAGGTAAAAGACTATGATGGCAATGCAGACCCGGAGGAACACCTGGCCaggtttgaaaatatggccatgttgCATTGTTACACTGATAGAATCAAGTGCAAGGTGTTCCTAACAACACTGGTGGATTCAGCTCAGAGGTGGTTCGAAGGCTTGACTTCCCAAAGTATCAGTTCCTTTGGAGACTTCCAGAAGGTGTTTTTACACCATTTTAGCAGCAGTAAAAAGTACaaaaagactgcttttagtcttTTTGAAGTTAAGCAGAACCCAGAAGAGAGTTTAAGGGCCTATATCAGAAGATTCAACAGAGTGGCCCTAGACGTCCCTACTTGTGCCACTGAAATAAAGACTACTGCATTCACCTAGGGTTTGAGAGAGGGTGAATTCTTCAAGTCACTGACTAAGAAGGTTCCGGGAGATTTCGAGGATCTATTGTCGCGagcagaaaaatatatcaatatggAGGAGGCCCAGAAACAGAAGAGGGAGGCTGTGAGAAAGAAAAAAGGAGACCGGATGTCTAAGCCCGAGGAGAGGGGACAGAAAAGAGGCAATACATGGCACTTTTCTCACCACGTGCCTCTGAAAATTGCTCGGGAGAGGGAAGTGCAGGAGTGCAGCAGAGATTTGGCCCCGGATCATCAGTTATCCCGGCCAGAAAAGAGTGGATTTTGCTCTTTTCACAAAGTGTGCCACCATAACACTGAAAACTGCAAGGCACTAAAGGGAAATTATGTCTCACCCTCCATCCCGGGACCCAGTAACAATAGCCAGAGGCCGAGAGTGCCACCTTGGACATCTCGTCCACCAGGATCCAGCGCCCGAGGAGGA is a window encoding:
- the LOC142551034 gene encoding bifunctional UDP-glucose 4-epimerase and UDP-xylose 4-epimerase 1-like isoform X2, whose protein sequence is MAGYKKRSILVTGGAGFIGTHTVLQLLKQGFKVSIIDNLDNSVEEAVHRLRQLAGPQLSQYLDFHLGDIRNVEDLEKLLSSTNFDAVIHFAGLKAVGESVAYPMRYFDNNLIGSINLYKTMAKYNCKKLVFLSSSTVYGQPDTIPCLEDYELKAMNPYGRTKLFLEEIARDIRKADPEWRIILLRYFNPVGAHESGIMGEDPKGIPNNLMPYITQVAVGRLPELNVYGHDYPTHDGSAVRDYIHVMDLADGHVVSLERVLENKDIGCVAYNLGTGRGTSVLDMVAAFERASGQVTTFPCSLPPRAY
- the LOC142551034 gene encoding bifunctional UDP-glucose 4-epimerase and UDP-xylose 4-epimerase 1-like isoform X1, whose protein sequence is MAGYKKRSILVTGGAGFIGTHTVLQLLKQGFKVSIIDNLDNSVEEAVHRLRQLAGPQLSQYLDFHLGDIRNVEDLEKLLSSTNFDAVIHFAGLKAVGESVAYPMRYFDNNLIGSINLYKTMAKYNCKKLVFLSSSTVYGQPDTIPCLEDYELKAMNPYGRTKLFLEEIARDIRKADPEWRIILLRYFNPVGAHESGIMGEDPKGIPNNLMPYITQVAVGRLPELNVYGHDYPTHDGSAVRDYIHVMDLADGHVVSLERVLENKDIGCVAYNLGTGRGTSVLDMVAAFERASGQKIPIKLCPRRPGDATAVYASTERAEKELGWKAKYGIEEMCRDQWKWASQNPWGYQSKS